One Pseudomonas fluorescens genomic region harbors:
- a CDS encoding VF530 family DNA-binding protein encodes MNEQTPDPLHGVTLEQILNALVTHYEWSGLAERIDIRCFKSDPSIKSSLTFLRKTPWAREKVERLYVKLMRTKRPL; translated from the coding sequence ATGAACGAACAAACCCCGGATCCGCTGCATGGCGTGACCCTTGAACAGATTCTCAACGCCCTGGTGACCCACTACGAATGGTCGGGGCTGGCCGAGCGTATCGATATCCGCTGCTTCAAGAGCGATCCGAGCATCAAGTCGAGCCTGACTTTTCTGCGCAAAACGCCGTGGGCGCGGGAGAAGGTCGAGCGTCTGTACGTGAAGCTGATGCGCACCAAGCGACCGCTTTGA
- a CDS encoding carbohydrate porin produces the protein MPDFSFSRDSAISILRTLGGCTALGLAACAQAAPAFDSESPYMLGDWNGTRTELSEKGYDFKLDYTGEMGSNLHGGYDHDRTARYSDQFGLGTHLDLQKILGWDDAEFQLTITKRSGNNISNDRINDPRVGGFTSAQEAWGRGQTTRLTQMWYQQKFFDQKLDIKVGRFGEGEDFNTFPCDFQNLAFCGSQVGNWVGGIWYNWPVSQWAMRVKYHLTPELYAQVGVYEQNPSNLDRGNGFKLSGSGTQGAILPVELVWTPKLNGLPGEYRAGYYYSNAKATDVYKDHNGQPAALSGEAYRSASSKHGVWLGAQQQITSVASDNSRGLSVFANTTMHDKKTNAIDNYVQAGLTYKGPFDARAKDDIGFALARVHVNPAFRKNAEASNRAAAVYDYDNPGFLPPQDTEYSAELYYGVHLTNWLTVRPNLQYIRHPGGVNDVDDALIGGIKIQSSF, from the coding sequence ATGCCTGATTTTTCCTTCTCCCGAGATAGCGCTATCTCGATTTTGCGCACACTTGGCGGCTGCACGGCCCTCGGTCTCGCCGCCTGCGCCCAAGCGGCGCCCGCGTTCGACAGTGAATCCCCGTACATGCTTGGGGACTGGAACGGCACGCGCACAGAACTCTCGGAAAAAGGCTACGACTTCAAACTCGATTACACCGGCGAAATGGGGAGTAATCTGCATGGCGGCTACGACCACGACCGCACTGCACGCTACAGTGATCAATTCGGTCTGGGTACGCATCTGGATCTGCAGAAGATCCTCGGCTGGGACGACGCCGAGTTTCAGCTGACCATCACCAAACGCAGCGGCAACAATATCAGCAACGATCGCATCAACGATCCACGCGTGGGCGGCTTTACCTCCGCTCAGGAGGCCTGGGGCCGTGGCCAGACCACGCGCCTGACGCAGATGTGGTATCAGCAGAAATTCTTCGATCAGAAACTCGACATCAAGGTCGGCCGTTTTGGCGAAGGCGAAGACTTCAATACGTTCCCGTGCGACTTCCAGAACCTCGCGTTCTGCGGTTCGCAGGTCGGCAACTGGGTCGGCGGCATCTGGTACAACTGGCCGGTCAGCCAATGGGCGATGCGCGTCAAATATCACCTGACCCCGGAGCTCTATGCTCAAGTCGGCGTCTATGAGCAGAACCCGTCGAACCTGGATCGTGGCAACGGCTTCAAGCTCAGCGGCAGCGGCACTCAAGGCGCGATCCTGCCGGTCGAACTGGTGTGGACGCCGAAGCTCAATGGTCTGCCAGGCGAATACCGCGCCGGTTATTACTACAGCAACGCCAAGGCCACCGACGTTTACAAAGACCACAACGGCCAGCCTGCCGCCCTCAGCGGCGAAGCCTACCGCAGCGCATCGAGCAAGCACGGCGTGTGGCTGGGCGCGCAACAGCAGATCACCAGCGTCGCCAGCGATAACAGCCGCGGCTTGAGTGTGTTCGCCAACACGACGATGCACGACAAGAAAACCAACGCCATCGACAACTACGTTCAGGCCGGCCTCACCTATAAAGGTCCGTTCGATGCCCGTGCCAAGGACGACATTGGTTTCGCCCTCGCCCGCGTGCACGTCAACCCCGCCTTTCGCAAAAACGCTGAAGCGAGCAACCGCGCCGCCGCAGTCTACGACTACGACAACCCAGGGTTCCTGCCGCCGCAGGACACTGAATACAGCGCCGAACTGTATTACGGCGTGCACCTGACGAACTGGCTGACCGTGCGCCCGAACCTGCAATACATCCGCCACCCCGGTGGCGTGAACGACGTCGACGACGCCCTGATTGGCGGGATCAAGATCCAGTCTTCGTTCTAA
- a CDS encoding glucose/quinate/shikimate family membrane-bound PQQ-dependent dehydrogenase yields MSTESASSRGRLLPSLLGILLLLMGLAMLAGGIKLSMLGGSLYYLLAGIGIAITGILLLMRRRAALGLYAIVLFASTVWALWEVGLDWWQLVPRLAMLFALGLVMLLPWFRRPLLLNGPAPMGTGALSVAVVLAGLTALASQFTNPGEIKGQLDRDSVEGMTNTAPAMPDGDWNSYGRSAHGDRYSPLAQITPANVSKLVPAWTYRTGDIPGPNDPGETTAENTPLKVNGMLYVCTPHSQVIALDPDSGKEIWRFDPKLSTQNAANFKGWAHMTCRGVSYHDDAVYASEQSPTGSASPAPASACPRRIFLPTADTRLIALNADTGKMCEDFGDKGQIDLSANIGGFNAGGYYSTSPPAVTKDLVVIGGHVTDNVSTDEPSGVIRAFDVHTGKLVWNWDSGNPDDTAPIAEGKTYTRNSPNMWSMFAVDEKLGMLYLPMGNQTPDQFGGARTPESELHAAGLTALDIATGKVRWNFQFTHHDLWDMDVGGQPTVMDIKTADGVKPAVLASTKQGSIYVLDRNTGKAIVPINEIPVPQGAVEGDHTSPTQPKSDLNFMPPPLKERDMWGVTPFDQMLCRIDFKSLRYDGPFTPPSLQGSIVYPGNFGVFDWGGISVDPVRQIAFVNPSYMAFRSKLVPAAEVAGGPGRKSETEGVQPNKGAPYGVILEALLSPMGLPCQAPAWGYVAAVDLTTSKTIWMHKNGTVRDSSPVPIPLSMGVPSLGGTFTTAGGVAFLSGTLDQYLRAYDVKNGKQLWEGRLPAGAQTTPMTYTGKDGKQYVLVVAGGHGSLGTKQGDYVIAYKLSE; encoded by the coding sequence ATGAGCACCGAAAGTGCTTCGAGTCGGGGCCGGCTGTTGCCAAGCCTGCTCGGCATCCTGCTTCTACTCATGGGCCTGGCCATGCTGGCCGGGGGTATCAAGCTGAGCATGCTCGGCGGCTCGCTGTATTACCTGCTGGCAGGTATCGGCATTGCGATCACCGGCATTCTGCTGTTGATGCGCCGTCGCGCGGCATTGGGCCTGTACGCCATCGTGCTGTTTGCCAGCACCGTGTGGGCGCTGTGGGAAGTCGGTCTGGACTGGTGGCAACTTGTGCCGCGTCTGGCGATGCTGTTCGCCCTCGGCCTGGTCATGTTGCTGCCATGGTTCCGCCGTCCGCTGCTGCTCAACGGCCCTGCCCCGATGGGCACCGGCGCCTTGAGCGTGGCCGTAGTGCTGGCAGGCCTGACTGCGTTGGCCAGCCAATTCACCAACCCGGGTGAAATCAAAGGTCAACTGGATCGCGACAGCGTCGAAGGCATGACCAACACCGCCCCGGCCATGCCCGACGGTGACTGGAACTCCTACGGCCGCAGCGCCCACGGTGACCGTTATTCGCCACTGGCGCAGATCACACCGGCCAACGTAAGCAAACTGGTACCGGCGTGGACTTACCGCACCGGCGACATCCCTGGGCCGAACGATCCGGGCGAAACGACCGCTGAAAATACCCCGCTGAAAGTCAACGGCATGCTCTACGTGTGTACTCCGCACAGCCAAGTGATTGCCCTTGATCCGGATTCGGGCAAGGAAATCTGGCGTTTCGATCCGAAGCTGAGCACGCAAAACGCGGCCAACTTCAAAGGTTGGGCGCACATGACCTGCCGTGGCGTGAGTTACCACGATGACGCGGTCTACGCGTCCGAGCAGAGCCCGACCGGTTCGGCCAGCCCGGCCCCGGCCAGCGCCTGCCCACGCCGCATCTTCCTGCCAACTGCCGACACCCGTCTGATCGCCTTGAACGCCGACACCGGTAAAATGTGCGAAGACTTCGGCGACAAAGGCCAGATCGACCTGTCTGCCAACATCGGCGGCTTCAACGCTGGTGGCTACTACTCCACTTCGCCTCCTGCGGTCACTAAAGATCTGGTGGTGATTGGCGGTCACGTCACCGACAACGTCTCCACCGACGAGCCAAGCGGCGTGATCCGTGCGTTCGACGTGCACACCGGCAAACTGGTGTGGAATTGGGACAGCGGCAACCCGGACGACACCGCGCCGATTGCCGAAGGCAAGACCTACACGCGCAACTCGCCCAACATGTGGTCGATGTTCGCCGTCGACGAAAAACTCGGCATGCTGTATCTGCCGATGGGCAACCAGACCCCGGACCAGTTTGGTGGTGCACGTACCCCTGAATCGGAACTGCACGCAGCCGGCCTGACCGCGCTGGACATCGCCACCGGCAAAGTGCGCTGGAACTTCCAGTTCACCCACCATGACCTGTGGGACATGGACGTCGGCGGCCAGCCAACCGTGATGGACATCAAGACCGCTGATGGCGTGAAGCCTGCAGTGCTGGCTTCGACCAAACAGGGCAGCATCTACGTTCTGGATCGCAACACCGGCAAGGCTATTGTGCCGATCAACGAGATTCCGGTGCCGCAAGGTGCAGTGGAAGGCGATCACACTTCGCCGACCCAACCGAAATCCGACCTCAACTTCATGCCGCCGCCGCTCAAAGAACGCGACATGTGGGGCGTAACGCCGTTCGACCAGATGCTCTGCCGGATCGATTTCAAGTCCCTGCGTTATGACGGCCCGTTCACCCCGCCGTCGCTGCAAGGCTCGATCGTCTATCCAGGCAACTTTGGCGTGTTTGACTGGGGCGGCATCTCCGTCGATCCGGTGCGCCAGATCGCCTTCGTCAACCCAAGCTACATGGCGTTCCGTTCGAAACTGGTGCCAGCCGCAGAAGTGGCCGGCGGCCCGGGTCGCAAGAGCGAAACCGAAGGCGTGCAGCCCAACAAAGGCGCGCCATACGGCGTAATCCTCGAAGCACTGCTGTCGCCAATGGGCCTGCCTTGCCAGGCGCCAGCGTGGGGTTATGTAGCGGCGGTCGACCTGACCACCAGCAAAACCATCTGGATGCACAAGAACGGCACCGTGCGCGACAGCTCGCCAGTTCCAATCCCGCTGAGCATGGGCGTACCGAGCCTGGGCGGCACCTTCACCACCGCTGGTGGCGTGGCCTTCCTGAGCGGCACCCTCGACCAGTACCTGCGCGCCTACGATGTGAAAAATGGCAAGCAACTGTGGGAAGGCCGCCTGCCAGCAGGCGCCCAGACCACCCCGATGACCTACACCGGCAAGGACGGCAAACAATACGTCCTCGTCGTTGCAGGCGGCCACGGCTCGCTGGGCACCAAGCAGGGTGACTATGTGATTGCGTACAAACTGTCGGAATAA
- the lon gene encoding endopeptidase La, with translation MSDQQEFPDNPDDYTEAEHIEHTASGKGLALPGQNLPDKVYIIPIHNRPFFPAQVLPVIVNEEPWAETLELVSKSEHHSLALFFMDTPQEDPRHFNTDALPEYGTLVKVHHASRENGKLQFVAQGLSRVRIKTWLKHHRPPYLVEVEYPHQPTEPTDEVKAYGMALINAIKELLPLNPLYSEELKNYLNRFSPNDPSPLTDFAAALTSATGPELQEVLDCVPMLKRMEKVLPMLRKEVEVARLQKEISAEVNRKIGEHQREFFLKEQLKVIQQELGLTKDDRSADLEQFQQRLEGKTLPAQVQKRLEEETHKLSILETGSPEYAVTRNYLDWATSVPWGVYGEDKLDLKHARKILDKHHAGLDDIKDRILEFLAVGAYKGEISGSIVLLVGPPGVGKTSVGKSIAESLGRPFYRFSLGGMRDEAEIKGHRRTYIGAQPGKLVQALKDVEVMNPVIMLDEIDKMGQSYQGDPASALLETLDPEQNVEFLDHYLDLRMDLSKVLFVCTANTLDSIPGPLLDRMEVIRLSGYITEEKVAIAKRHLWPKLLEKAGVSKGSLSISDSALKALIDGYAREAGVRQLEKQMGKLVRKAVMKLIDDPKAVIKLGPKDLEASLGHPVFRNEQVLSGTGVITGLAWTSMGGATLPIEATRIHTLNRGFKLTGQLGDVMKESAEIAYSYVSSHLKQFGGDAKFFDEAFVHLHVPEGATPKDGPSAGVTMASALLSLARNQPPKKGVAMTGELTLTGHVLPIGGVREKVIAARRQKIFELILPEPNRGNFEELPDYLKEGITVHFAKKFADVAKVLF, from the coding sequence ATGAGCGACCAGCAAGAATTCCCAGACAACCCCGACGACTACACCGAAGCCGAACACATCGAACACACCGCCTCCGGCAAAGGCCTGGCCCTGCCCGGCCAGAACCTGCCGGACAAGGTCTACATCATCCCGATCCACAACCGCCCGTTCTTCCCGGCGCAAGTGCTGCCGGTCATCGTCAATGAAGAACCGTGGGCCGAAACCCTCGAACTGGTCAGCAAGTCCGAACACCACTCCCTGGCCCTGTTCTTCATGGACACGCCGCAGGAAGACCCGCGCCACTTCAACACCGATGCCCTCCCCGAATACGGCACGCTGGTCAAGGTTCACCACGCCAGCCGCGAAAACGGTAAACTGCAGTTCGTCGCCCAGGGCCTGAGCCGCGTACGCATCAAGACCTGGCTCAAGCATCACCGCCCGCCGTACCTGGTCGAAGTCGAATACCCGCACCAGCCCACCGAGCCGACCGACGAGGTCAAGGCCTACGGCATGGCGCTGATCAACGCGATCAAGGAGTTGCTGCCGCTCAACCCGCTATACAGCGAAGAGTTGAAGAACTATCTCAACCGCTTCAGCCCCAACGACCCATCGCCACTGACCGATTTCGCCGCCGCGCTGACCTCCGCCACCGGCCCTGAACTGCAAGAAGTGCTCGACTGCGTGCCGATGCTCAAGCGCATGGAAAAAGTCCTGCCGATGCTGCGCAAGGAAGTCGAAGTCGCGCGTCTGCAGAAAGAGATCTCGGCGGAAGTTAACCGCAAGATCGGCGAGCATCAGCGCGAGTTCTTCTTGAAAGAACAACTCAAGGTGATTCAGCAGGAACTCGGCCTGACCAAGGACGACCGCAGCGCCGACCTCGAACAGTTCCAGCAGCGCCTGGAAGGCAAAACCCTGCCAGCGCAGGTGCAGAAACGCCTTGAAGAAGAAACCCACAAACTGTCGATTCTCGAAACCGGCTCGCCGGAATACGCGGTAACGCGCAACTATCTCGACTGGGCGACCTCGGTGCCGTGGGGCGTGTATGGCGAGGACAAACTCGACCTCAAGCACGCGCGCAAGATTCTCGACAAGCACCACGCGGGGCTGGACGACATCAAGGATCGCATTCTCGAATTCCTTGCCGTCGGTGCGTATAAAGGTGAGATCAGCGGCTCCATCGTGCTGTTGGTCGGCCCGCCGGGCGTGGGTAAGACCAGCGTCGGCAAATCCATCGCCGAATCCCTCGGCCGGCCGTTCTACCGCTTCAGCCTTGGCGGTATGCGCGATGAAGCCGAGATCAAGGGCCATCGCCGCACCTACATCGGCGCGCAGCCGGGCAAACTGGTGCAGGCGTTGAAGGACGTCGAAGTGATGAACCCGGTGATCATGCTCGACGAGATCGACAAGATGGGCCAGAGCTACCAGGGCGACCCGGCCTCGGCGCTGCTGGAAACCCTCGATCCGGAACAGAACGTCGAATTCCTCGACCATTACCTCGACCTGCGCATGGACTTGTCGAAAGTCCTGTTCGTCTGCACCGCCAACACCCTGGACTCGATCCCCGGCCCATTGCTCGACCGCATGGAAGTGATTCGCCTGTCGGGCTATATCACCGAAGAAAAAGTCGCCATCGCCAAGCGTCACTTGTGGCCGAAGCTGCTGGAAAAGGCCGGCGTGTCCAAGGGCAGCCTGAGCATCAGCGACAGCGCGCTCAAAGCCCTGATCGACGGTTACGCCCGTGAAGCCGGCGTGCGTCAGCTGGAAAAACAGATGGGCAAACTGGTGCGCAAAGCGGTGATGAAACTGATCGACGACCCAAAAGCGGTGATCAAGCTCGGCCCGAAAGACCTCGAGGCCTCGCTGGGCCATCCGGTGTTTCGTAACGAACAAGTGCTGTCCGGCACCGGTGTGATTACCGGTCTGGCCTGGACCAGCATGGGCGGCGCGACGTTGCCGATCGAAGCCACGCGTATTCATACCCTCAATCGCGGCTTCAAACTGACCGGGCAACTCGGCGATGTAATGAAAGAGTCGGCGGAAATCGCCTACAGCTACGTCAGCTCGCACCTCAAGCAGTTCGGCGGTGATGCGAAGTTTTTCGACGAGGCCTTCGTTCACCTGCACGTGCCGGAAGGCGCAACACCGAAGGACGGCCCAAGCGCCGGCGTGACCATGGCCAGCGCCCTGCTTTCGCTGGCACGTAATCAACCGCCGAAAAAAGGTGTGGCGATGACCGGCGAACTGACGCTGACCGGGCATGTGCTGCCGATTGGCGGCGTGCGCGAGAAGGTGATCGCGGCGCGGCGGCAGAAGATCTTCGAGCTGATTTTGCCCGAGCCGAACCGGGGTAACTTCGAGGAATTGCCGGATTATCTGAAGGAAGGGATTACCGTGCACTTTGCGAAGAAGTTTGCGGATGTGGCGAAGGTTCTGTTCTGA
- a CDS encoding protease inhibitor I42 family protein, with amino-acid sequence MSPTRLFVPLAFSLLAACATQPKHNVTVEKQSECPVRLSNGQNLIITLPSNPTTGYRWAIQDSAGGVLRALSPEVYSNPEDAGVVGSAGISTWRFQAFAPGTGRLRLTSQQPWAPEVLPVETFDCAISVN; translated from the coding sequence ATGTCCCCCACTCGCCTGTTTGTCCCCCTCGCTTTTTCCTTGCTGGCCGCCTGCGCCACGCAACCGAAACACAACGTGACCGTGGAAAAACAAAGCGAATGCCCCGTGCGTTTAAGCAATGGGCAAAACCTGATCATCACGCTGCCGAGCAACCCGACCACCGGCTATCGCTGGGCTATTCAGGACTCTGCTGGCGGGGTTCTGCGGGCGCTCAGTCCCGAGGTTTACAGCAATCCTGAAGACGCCGGCGTGGTCGGCTCGGCAGGCATTTCCACCTGGCGTTTCCAAGCGTTCGCCCCCGGCACCGGGCGTCTGCGCCTGACTTCGCAACAACCGTGGGCGCCGGAAGTGCTGCCAGTGGAAACCTTCGACTGCGCCATTTCGGTGAACTGA
- the cmoA gene encoding carboxy-S-adenosyl-L-methionine synthase CmoA — MPAFSTDTAGTAVSKEPDRLFAQPLAQVPDFAFNEDVVRVFPDMIKRSVPGYPTIVENLGVLAAQFAQPNSVLYDLGSSLGAVTQALRRHVRTDGCRVIAVDNSAAMVERCREYLNGQDSMFQELLPVEVIEGDILALDFQPASVVALNFTLQFIAPDERTALLSRVRHSLLPGGALILSEKLRFNDAEEHALLTDLHVAFKRANGYSELEIAQKRSAIENVMKPDSLEEHRERLLAAGFSKVVPWFQCLNFASLIALP; from the coding sequence ATGCCGGCCTTTTCCACCGACACCGCCGGAACCGCCGTGAGCAAAGAACCCGATCGCCTATTCGCCCAGCCTTTGGCCCAGGTGCCTGACTTCGCCTTCAACGAAGACGTGGTGCGGGTGTTTCCGGACATGATCAAGCGCTCGGTGCCGGGTTACCCGACCATCGTCGAAAACCTCGGCGTGCTCGCGGCGCAATTCGCTCAGCCGAACAGCGTGCTTTACGACCTGGGTTCATCGCTGGGCGCCGTGACTCAAGCTCTGCGTCGCCATGTGCGCACTGACGGTTGCCGGGTAATCGCGGTGGATAACTCGGCAGCGATGGTCGAACGCTGCCGCGAATACCTCAATGGTCAGGATTCGATGTTCCAGGAATTGCTGCCCGTCGAGGTCATCGAAGGCGACATCCTCGCCCTCGATTTTCAGCCAGCCTCGGTGGTCGCGCTGAACTTCACCCTGCAATTCATCGCTCCCGATGAGCGCACCGCGCTGCTGTCGCGCGTTCGCCACTCGCTGCTGCCGGGCGGCGCGCTGATTCTTTCGGAGAAGCTGCGCTTCAACGATGCCGAAGAACACGCGCTGCTCACCGATCTGCACGTGGCGTTCAAACGCGCCAACGGCTACAGCGAACTGGAAATCGCCCAAAAGCGCAGCGCCATCGAAAACGTCATGAAGCCCGACAGCCTCGAAGAACACCGCGAGCGCCTGCTGGCCGCCGGGTTCTCGAAAGTCGTGCCGTGGTTCCAGTGTCTTAACTTTGCCTCGTTGATTGCCTTGCCATGA
- the cmoB gene encoding tRNA 5-methoxyuridine(34)/uridine 5-oxyacetic acid(34) synthase CmoB, whose amino-acid sequence MIDLSPLARRLAGTPLAEWASTLQHQLDKKMEKGHGDLERWQSALDALPKIQPSEIDLLNGLKLDTDCDDETRAQMRTALMGLSPWRKGPFDLFGVHVDTEWRSDWKWSRVAPHLDLKGKRILDVGCGNGYYMWRMLGAGADSVIGVDPNWLFFCQFQAVQRYLSEPNAWHLPFPFEDLPANLEGFDTVFSMGVFYHRRSPIEHLLALKDCLVKGGELVLETLVVEGDKHQVLVPEDRYAQMRNVWFLPSVPALELWLRRAGFTEIRCVDVSTTTVEEQRGTEWMKYQSLSDFLDPKDHSKTIEGLPAPMRAVIVARK is encoded by the coding sequence ATGATTGATTTGTCCCCCCTCGCCCGCCGCCTGGCAGGCACACCGCTGGCCGAATGGGCCAGCACCTTGCAGCATCAACTCGACAAGAAAATGGAGAAGGGCCACGGCGATCTGGAGCGCTGGCAGAGTGCGCTGGATGCCTTGCCGAAGATCCAGCCGAGCGAAATCGACTTGCTCAACGGCCTCAAACTCGACACCGATTGCGACGACGAGACCCGCGCACAGATGCGCACCGCGCTGATGGGCCTGTCGCCCTGGCGCAAAGGACCGTTCGATCTGTTTGGCGTGCATGTCGACACTGAATGGCGTTCGGACTGGAAATGGTCCCGCGTCGCTCCGCATCTGGATCTCAAAGGCAAACGCATCCTCGATGTCGGTTGCGGCAATGGGTATTACATGTGGCGCATGCTCGGGGCTGGCGCGGACAGCGTGATTGGCGTCGATCCGAACTGGCTGTTTTTCTGCCAGTTCCAGGCAGTGCAACGCTATCTGTCAGAGCCGAATGCCTGGCACCTGCCGTTCCCGTTCGAAGACTTGCCAGCGAATCTGGAAGGTTTCGACACGGTGTTTTCCATGGGCGTGTTCTATCACCGTCGCTCGCCAATCGAGCATTTGCTGGCGCTGAAGGACTGCCTGGTCAAGGGCGGCGAACTGGTGCTGGAAACGCTGGTGGTCGAAGGCGACAAGCATCAGGTGCTGGTGCCGGAAGATCGCTATGCGCAGATGCGTAACGTGTGGTTTTTGCCGTCGGTGCCGGCACTGGAGCTGTGGCTGCGCCGCGCCGGGTTTACCGAGATTCGTTGTGTGGATGTCAGCACCACGACAGTTGAAGAGCAACGCGGGACGGAGTGGATGAAGTACCAGTCGTTGAGCGACTTCCTTGATCCTAAAGATCACAGCAAAACCATCGAAGGCCTGCCAGCGCCAATGCGCGCAGTGATTGTCGCCAGAAAGTAA
- the tadA gene encoding tRNA adenosine(34) deaminase TadA, whose amino-acid sequence MRQIRPAAIIDRSRDRDFMREALALAAQGAALGEVPVGAVLVQDGEIIGRGFNCPISASDPSAHAEMVAIRAAAQAVDNYRLPGSTLYVTLEPCSMCAGLIVHSRVARVVYGALEPKAGIVQSQGQFFTQGFLNHRVLYEGGVLAEECGAVLTEFFRARRAKSPSP is encoded by the coding sequence ATGCGCCAGATTCGACCTGCGGCGATCATCGACCGCAGCCGCGACCGCGACTTCATGCGCGAAGCCCTGGCCCTCGCCGCGCAAGGCGCAGCGCTGGGCGAAGTGCCGGTGGGCGCGGTGCTGGTGCAGGACGGTGAAATCATTGGCCGCGGTTTCAACTGCCCGATCAGTGCCAGTGACCCGAGCGCGCATGCGGAAATGGTCGCGATCCGCGCTGCGGCTCAGGCTGTGGATAACTATCGCCTGCCGGGCAGCACACTGTATGTAACGCTGGAGCCGTGCAGCATGTGTGCCGGGCTGATTGTGCATTCGCGGGTGGCGCGGGTGGTGTATGGCGCTTTGGAGCCGAAAGCGGGGATTGTGCAGAGTCAGGGGCAGTTTTTTACCCAGGGCTTTTTGAATCATCGGGTGTTGTATGAAGGCGGAGTGCTGGCGGAGGAATGTGGCGCGGTGTTGACCGAGTTTTTCCGTGCCCGAAGAGCGAAAAGCCCCTCACCCTAA
- a CDS encoding multicopper oxidase family protein translates to MSFTRRQILGGLAGLVVVGVGAGGASRYWLGKMADAEAGHDYELIAAPLDVELVPGHKTEAWAFGPSAPGTELRVRQGEWLRVRFINHLPVATTIHWHGIRLPLEMDGVPYVSQLPVLPGEYFDYKFRVPDAGSYWYHPHVSSSEELGRGLVGPLIIEEREPTGFKYEKTLSLKNWHIDDEGQFVEFSIPREAARGGTAGRLSTINGVPLPVIDLPAGQVTRVRLLNLDNTLTYRINIPGVEAKIYALDGNPVEPRPLGKEYWLGPGMRICLAIKAPAAGEELSLRNGPVRLGTLRSVANADAPTDWPKALPANPVAEPDLANAEKLNFNFEWVGSVSVNTENGKPPSLWQINGKAWDITDKTCADRPIASLKLGQSYIFELKNMTQYQHPIHLHGMSFKVIASNRHKVVPYFTDTYLLGKNERAQVALVADNPGVWMFHCHVIDHMETGLMAAIEVK, encoded by the coding sequence ATGTCCTTTACCCGTCGCCAAATCCTCGGTGGCCTGGCCGGTCTTGTTGTCGTTGGCGTGGGGGCGGGTGGTGCGTCGCGTTACTGGCTGGGCAAGATGGCGGATGCTGAGGCGGGTCACGATTACGAGTTGATCGCCGCGCCGCTGGACGTCGAGCTGGTGCCGGGGCACAAGACTGAGGCGTGGGCGTTTGGGCCGTCGGCGCCGGGTACCGAGTTGCGTGTGCGTCAGGGTGAATGGTTGCGGGTACGCTTCATCAATCATCTGCCGGTGGCGACGACCATTCACTGGCATGGCATTCGTCTGCCGCTGGAGATGGACGGCGTGCCGTATGTCTCGCAACTGCCGGTGCTGCCGGGTGAATATTTCGACTACAAATTTCGCGTCCCCGATGCCGGCAGCTATTGGTATCACCCGCATGTCAGCAGTAGCGAGGAACTTGGGCGCGGTCTGGTCGGACCGCTGATCATCGAAGAGCGCGAGCCCACCGGTTTCAAATATGAAAAAACCTTGAGCCTGAAGAATTGGCACATTGACGACGAGGGCCAGTTCGTCGAGTTCAGCATTCCCCGCGAGGCGGCGCGCGGCGGGACGGCGGGGCGTCTGTCGACGATCAATGGCGTGCCGCTGCCGGTGATCGATTTGCCGGCCGGGCAGGTCACGCGGGTGCGTTTGCTCAATCTCGATAACACCCTGACGTATCGCATCAATATTCCTGGCGTCGAAGCGAAGATCTACGCGCTCGATGGCAATCCGGTCGAGCCGCGGCCATTGGGCAAGGAATACTGGCTGGGCCCGGGCATGCGCATTTGTCTGGCGATCAAGGCACCGGCGGCTGGCGAAGAACTGTCGTTGCGCAACGGCCCGGTGCGCCTCGGCACTTTGCGTTCGGTGGCCAATGCGGACGCGCCGACGGACTGGCCGAAAGCGCTGCCGGCCAACCCGGTGGCCGAGCCCGATCTGGCCAATGCCGAGAAACTCAACTTCAATTTCGAATGGGTCGGCTCGGTCTCGGTGAACACCGAAAACGGCAAACCGCCGAGCCTATGGCAAATCAATGGCAAGGCTTGGGACATCACCGACAAGACGTGTGCAGATCGGCCGATCGCTAGCCTGAAACTGGGCCAGAGTTATATTTTCGAATTGAAGAACATGACCCAGTATCAGCACCCGATCCACCTGCACGGCATGAGTTTCAAGGTGATCGCGTCGAACCGGCACAAAGTCGTTCCGTATTTCACCGACACCTATCTGCTGGGCAAGAACGAGCGTGCGCAAGTGGCGCTGGTGGCTGATAACCCGGGTGTGTGGATGTTCCACTGCCACGTGATCGACCACATGGAAACCGGCCTGATGGCCGCCATCGAGGTGAAGTGA